From Streptomyces sp. NBC_01551:
CAAAAAGAACTGCGGGGTGGGTCCGGCGCCGGCGCGATGAGCACGCAGGTGCGCGGGGACCATCGTTCCGAATGCGGAAGTCAGATGCAAGGGCAGATGCACGTGCACGCGCCGGACCTGTCCACTCCCGTGATGGTTCTTGCTCATTTCTTCCTACGCATACTTACGGACTTCTTTTCCGGGACGCCGGATTCCGTTACAGAACGAGTACGGACCGATGCGTTTTGGTGGCAGACTGCGGGCCCAGGGGTACGGGGGCCCCGCGACGCACACGGCACGCACGCGTAGACCAACGCGCAACCATCGCGATGGGGAGGGCAGGACAAGTGACCGCAGAAGCCAGCGGTTCTGTGGTGCGCCGCATCCTCCTGGGCTCGCAGCTCAGGCGACTCCGAGAATCCCGCGGCATCACCCGTGAGGCGGCCGGCTACTCGATCCGCGCATCCGAATCGAAGATCAGCCGCTTGGAGTTGGGAAGGGTGAGCTTCAAGGCCAGGGACGTCGAGGACCTCCTCACGCTCTACGGGGTCACGGACGGCGCGGAGCGGGAGTCCCTTCTGGGGCTGGTCCGCGAGGCCAACGCGGCGGGCTGGTGGCACAGTTACGGCGACGTGCTGCCCAACTGGTTCCAGACGTACATCGGGCTCGAAGGCGCGGCCTCGCTCATCCGCATCTACGAAGTCCAGTTCATCCACGGTCTGTTGCAGACCGAGGCGTACGCCCACGCCGTCGTCAAGCGCGGCATGCCCGGCGCCGGCTCCGCCGAGATCGACCGCCGCGTCGCGCTGCGCCTGGAGCGGCAGAAGGTCCTCGTCTCCGAGAATGCCCCGGTCTTCCACGCCGTCCTCGACGAGGCGGCACTGCGCCGCCCGTACGGCGACCGGGAGGTCATGCGGGGACAGCTGGAGCACCTCATCGAGGTCTCCCAGCGCCCCAACGTCCAGCTCCAGGTGATGCCCTTCTCCTTCGGCGGCCACGCGGGCGAGAGCGGAGCCTTCACCCTGCTCCGGTTCCCCGAGTCCGACCTCCAGGACATCGTCTATCTGGAACAGCTCACCAGCGCCCTCTACCTGGACAAAGAAGAGGAAGTGGCGCAGTACGGAAGGGCGATGGAGCGGCTCCAGGCCGACTGTCCCGACCCCGACCGGACGCGAGATCTCCTGCGCGGTCTGCTCCAACTGTCTTGATTCGCACGTAGTATGACGTCTGATCAGTGCATGACGACCGATCGGTCTCCGGTGCAGCGCACGGGTGCGCGCTCGCAGTAAGGGATGGCATGTCCATATTCACCGACGTGGCTCACCAGTACATAGATGGCGAATGGCTGGCCGGAACCGGTTCGTGGGACATCATCGACGTCAATCCGTACAACGGTGAGAAGCTGGCGGCCATCACCGTGGCCACCGTCGAGCAGGTGGACCAGGCCTACCGCGCCTGCGAGCGGGCCCAGAGAGAATGGGCCGCCACCAGCCCGTACGCGAGACGCGAGATCCTCGAACGCGCCCTGCGGATCACCGAGGAGCGCGAGAAGGAAATCGTCGAGGCGATGATCGACGAGCTCGGCGGGACGCGCCCCAAGGCCGAGTACGAGGTCTACCTCGCCAAGGAGTTCATCCGCGAGTCGATCCAGCTGGCCATCCGCCCCGAGGGCCGGATCCTCGCCTCGCCCGTCACGGGCAAGGAGAACCGGGTGCAGCGCCTCCCGGTCGGCGTGATCACCGTGATCAGCCCCTTCAACTTCCCGTTCCTGGTGACCCTGAAGTCGGTCGCCCCGGCGCTGGCGCTGGGCAACGCGGTCGTGATCAAGCCGAACCAGAACGCCCCGGTGGTCGGCGGCGGGCTCATCGCCAAGATCTTCGAGGACGCCGGGCTGCCGGCCGGGCTGCTCAACGTGCTGGTCACCGACATCGCCGAGATCGGCGACGCGCTGCTGACCCACCCCGTCCCGAAGGTGATCTCCTTCGCCGGCTCCGACCGGGTCGGCCGGCACGTCGGCGCGGTCGCCGCCCGGCACTTCAAGCGGACGGTCCTGGAGCTCAGCGGCAACAGCGCGCTCGTCGTCCTGGACGACGCGGACCTCGACTACGCGGTGGACGCGGCCGTCTTCAGCCGCTTCGTGTACCAGGGCCAGGTCTGCATGGCCGCCAACCGGATCCTCGTGGACGCCTCGATCGCCGAGGAGTTCACCGAGAAGTTCATCGCGCGGGTGCGGAGCCTGAAGACCGGCGACCCGCACGAGGCCGACACCCAGATCGGCCCGCTGATCAACTCCTTCCAGGCCGACGCCCTGACCGCGCTGGTGGACCGCGCGGTGGAGGCCGGCGCGCAGGCGCTCGTCCGGGGGTCTACGCGCGGCAACCTGGTGGAGCCGACCGTGCTGGCGGGACTGCCCGAGGACTCCCCGCTGCTGGGCCAGGAGATCTTCGGCCCGGTGGCGCTGCTGGTGGTCTTCGACGGCGAGGAAGAGGCCGTACGGCTGACCAACGCCACCCCGTACGGGCTGAGCGGCGCCGTGCACACCCGGGACGTGGAACGCGGGGTCCGGTTCGCGCAGCGGATCGAGACGGGGATGATCCACGTCAACGACTCCACCATCGGGGACGAGCCGCTGGCGGCGTTCGGCGGGGAGAAGGCCTCGGGGCTGGGCCGGCTGAACGGCGACGCCACGGTGGAGGCCTTCACCACCCAGAAGTGGATCTCGGTCCAGCACGGGCGCAGCCACTTCCCGTTCTAGCGGTGGTGCGCGGGGGGTTCCGTCGAAAGGCGGAGGGTCGCGCCCAATAGAGGACAGGAACTGACCGCAACCCTCCGTAGCGTGGTTCTTGTCAGCACGAGACACCCACGCGAAGGCGGTTGGTCAGCATGGTCACTCACGTTCCCTCCGAGTCCTACGGCGACGAGCGCGGCGCGCTCCTGTCCTTCGTGGAGGCCCAGCGCGGCGGGCTGCGCCGCTCGGTGCTCGGCCTGAGCGAGGAGCAGGCCGCGAGCCGCCCGAGCGCGAGCGAGCTGTCCCTGTCGGGGCTGCTGAAGCACGTCGCGGAGTGCGAGCTCAACTGGCTGCGGCTGGCGCAGCAGCGGCCGAACGAGCTCCAGCGCACGGAGGAGACCTGGGGCGACAGCTTCCGCCTCGTCGGCGAGGAGACGGTCCCGCAGATCCTCGCGTTCTGGGACGACGTGGCGGCGCAGACCGCCGAGTTCGTCGCCGGCCTGCCCAGCCTGGACGAGAGCTTCCCGCTGCCGCCCGCGCCGTGGTTCCCGAAGGACGGCAAGGTCTCGATGCGCTGGATGCTGCTGCACCTGGTGGAGGAGTTCGCCCGGCACGCGGGCCACGCGGACATCGTCCGGGAGTCCCTCGACGGCAAGACCGCCTTCGAGCTGGTGGCGCAGGCCGCCGAGACGGCGTAGGGGCCCTTCGACGGGGCTGGATAGCCTGGCTCCATGTCAGCGACGCGGCTTCTCGTCCTCGGGGCGGTCCGGCAGCACGGGCGGGCGCACGGCTACCAGGTGCGGGCCGACCTGGAGTACTGGGGCGCCCACGAGTGGTCGAACCTCCAGCCCGGCTCGATCTACCACGCGCTCAAGCAGATGGCGAAGCAAGGCGTCCTGCTCGCGCACGAGGTGGCGCCGAGCGCGGCGGGCGGGCCGCCGCGCACCGAGTACGAGGTGACGGCCGCCGGGCGCGAGGAGTTCTTCCGGCTGCTGCGGGAGGCGCTGGCCGCGTACGACCAGAAGACGGACGTGCTCTCGGCGGCGCTCGGGTTCATGGTGGACCTGCCCCGCGCGGAGGTGCTGGGGCTGCTGCGGGAGCGGCTGGCCCGGCTCGGCGCGTGGCGCGCGGCCGTGACGGAGTACTCCGCTCCGCACGGCGCCCCCCGTGCGCCGGGCCACATCGGGGAGATCACGCACCGCTGGGTCCACTCGGCGGACGCCGAGGCCGACTGGACCCGGGGCCTGATCGCCCGTATCGAAGGCGGCGCGTACCGCTTCGCGGGCGAGGGCGGCGACCCGTTCGCGGCGGAACCCGGACCGGGACTTGCACCTCACGCCACGTGAGGGACCACGGTGAGGGGCGTACCCAACCAGAGGAGCGGGACGAAATGAGCTACTCCGTGGGCCAGGTCGCCACGTTCGCCGGAGTCACGGTGCGCACCCTGCACCACTACGACGAGATCGGGCTGCTCTCCCCGAGCGGCCGCAGCCACGCGGGACACCGGCGTTACGACGACGCCGATCTCGACCGGCTGCAGCGCATCCTGTTCTACCGGGAGCTCGGCTTCCCGCTCGACGAGGTCGCGGTCCTGCTGAACGACCCGGACTCGGACCCGAGGGAGCACCTGCGCCGGCAGCACGCCCTCCTGTCCGACCGGATCGCCCGGCTCCAGCGGATGGCCGAGGCCGTTGAGAACGCCATGGAGGCACACCGAATGGGCATCAACCTCACGCCCGAGGAGAAGTTCGAGGTCTTCGGGGACCACGACCCCGACCAGTACGCCGAGGAGGCGGAGCAGCGCTGGGGCGGCACCGACGCGTACAAGGAGTCCGCCCGGCGGGCGGCCACGTACACGAAGGACGACTGGAAGCGGATCCAGGCGGAGATGGAGGACCTCAACCGACGGCTCGGCGACCTGATGGCGTCGGGCGCGGCGGCGGACTCCGCCGAGGCCATGGACCTCGCCGAGGAGCACCGCGGCTGGCTGAGCCGCAACCACTACGACTGCCCGTACGAGATGCACGTCTGCCTGGGTGAGATGTACGTCGCGGACGAGCGGTTCACGGCCTTCTACGACGCCGTCCGGCCCGGTCTGGCGGTCTTCGTGCGGGACGCGATCCTCGCCAACGCGGTCCGCGGCGTGTAGCCGGATCTTCGCGACATCGTCTTGTGACGGCCCCCTCGGGTACCTGGAACCCGGTGGGGGCCGTGTGCGTTGATAATTGAGACCACCGTCTTGTCCGCCTGCCTGTCCGCAGACACCCGCACATGTCCGCAGAACCCCGCAGACCCCCCGATCCAGGAGAGCCCGGAACTCGTGTACACGCTTGCGCTCGGCCCTGAGTGGCTGTCCCCGGACTATCTGATCTCGCACTTCGGCCTGATCGGCATCCTGGTCATCGTCTTCGCCGAATCGGGACTGTTCGCGTTCCTGCCCGGCGACTCCCTGCTGTTCACGGCGGGCCTGCTGGTCGCGAACGGCGAGTACATCAAGCAGCCGCTGTGGCTGGTCTGCACCCTGATCGTGGCCGCCGCGATCATCGGTGACCAGGTCGGCTACATGATCGGCAAGTTCTTCGGCCCGAAGCTCTTCAACCGCCCGAAGTCCAAGGTCTTCAAGCGGGAGAACCTGGACAAGGCGCACGAGTTCATGGACAAGCACGGCCCGAAGGCCATCGTGCTCGCCCGTTTCGTCCCGATCATCCGCACCTTCGCGCCGATGGTCGCGGGCGCCGGGTCGATGAAGTACCGCACCTTCCTGACGTACAACGTCATCGGTGGCATCGGCTGGGGCGCGGGCATCACGATCGCGGGCTACTGGCTCGGCCAGATCGACCTGATCAAGAACAACATCGAGGCGATCCTCGTCCTGATCGTCCTCATCTCCCTGATCCCGGTGATCTTCGAGGTGATGAAGGCCCGCAAGGAGGGCAAGGCGGCCGCCGCGGCGGCGCCGGCCGGCGGCCCCGCGGAGCCGCAGGGCCAGGGCCAGCGCGGCCGCCACGCGAAGCGCTGACGCGCTGCCCGTACTTCTCGTCCGTACGCCCCGGAGACCCGCCAGAGTCTCCGGGGCGTACGTGTTCCCGGCCGGGGCCGTGCAGAGCTGCGCAGAGCTGTTCGGAGCAGCTCAGAAGCCGCGGGTCCGCTTCGCCGCGCGGCGCTTGGCGGCGCTCGCCGCCCCCGGGATGCGCATGAACAGGCGCGAGGCCTCCGACCCGAGGTTGACCCCGATCGCGATGGCCAGGGCGATGGCGGCGGCGTTCGTCAGCGAGCCCAGGCCCTCGTTGAGCTTGTCCTCGGCGATCAGCAGCAGCCCGTAGTACGTCGCCGAGCCGGGCAGCAGCGGGCCGATCGCGGCGGTCACGTACGGGAGCGCGGAGGCGAACCGGTAGCGCGAGAAGAGCTGCCCGAACAGGCCGACCAGCCCGGCGGCGATGGCGGTGGAGGCGACCGGGGCGATCCCGCCCGCGTAGTGCAGGGCCCCGTACGTCACCCAGGCGACCGCGCCGTTCAGGGTCACGATCCACA
This genomic window contains:
- a CDS encoding MerR family transcriptional regulator → MSYSVGQVATFAGVTVRTLHHYDEIGLLSPSGRSHAGHRRYDDADLDRLQRILFYRELGFPLDEVAVLLNDPDSDPREHLRRQHALLSDRIARLQRMAEAVENAMEAHRMGINLTPEEKFEVFGDHDPDQYAEEAEQRWGGTDAYKESARRAATYTKDDWKRIQAEMEDLNRRLGDLMASGAAADSAEAMDLAEEHRGWLSRNHYDCPYEMHVCLGEMYVADERFTAFYDAVRPGLAVFVRDAILANAVRGV
- a CDS encoding DinB family protein, with product MVTHVPSESYGDERGALLSFVEAQRGGLRRSVLGLSEEQAASRPSASELSLSGLLKHVAECELNWLRLAQQRPNELQRTEETWGDSFRLVGEETVPQILAFWDDVAAQTAEFVAGLPSLDESFPLPPAPWFPKDGKVSMRWMLLHLVEEFARHAGHADIVRESLDGKTAFELVAQAAETA
- a CDS encoding aldehyde dehydrogenase family protein, which translates into the protein MSIFTDVAHQYIDGEWLAGTGSWDIIDVNPYNGEKLAAITVATVEQVDQAYRACERAQREWAATSPYARREILERALRITEEREKEIVEAMIDELGGTRPKAEYEVYLAKEFIRESIQLAIRPEGRILASPVTGKENRVQRLPVGVITVISPFNFPFLVTLKSVAPALALGNAVVIKPNQNAPVVGGGLIAKIFEDAGLPAGLLNVLVTDIAEIGDALLTHPVPKVISFAGSDRVGRHVGAVAARHFKRTVLELSGNSALVVLDDADLDYAVDAAVFSRFVYQGQVCMAANRILVDASIAEEFTEKFIARVRSLKTGDPHEADTQIGPLINSFQADALTALVDRAVEAGAQALVRGSTRGNLVEPTVLAGLPEDSPLLGQEIFGPVALLVVFDGEEEAVRLTNATPYGLSGAVHTRDVERGVRFAQRIETGMIHVNDSTIGDEPLAAFGGEKASGLGRLNGDATVEAFTTQKWISVQHGRSHFPF
- a CDS encoding PadR family transcriptional regulator, whose product is MSATRLLVLGAVRQHGRAHGYQVRADLEYWGAHEWSNLQPGSIYHALKQMAKQGVLLAHEVAPSAAGGPPRTEYEVTAAGREEFFRLLREALAAYDQKTDVLSAALGFMVDLPRAEVLGLLRERLARLGAWRAAVTEYSAPHGAPRAPGHIGEITHRWVHSADAEADWTRGLIARIEGGAYRFAGEGGDPFAAEPGPGLAPHAT
- a CDS encoding helix-turn-helix transcriptional regulator translates to MGRAGQVTAEASGSVVRRILLGSQLRRLRESRGITREAAGYSIRASESKISRLELGRVSFKARDVEDLLTLYGVTDGAERESLLGLVREANAAGWWHSYGDVLPNWFQTYIGLEGAASLIRIYEVQFIHGLLQTEAYAHAVVKRGMPGAGSAEIDRRVALRLERQKVLVSENAPVFHAVLDEAALRRPYGDREVMRGQLEHLIEVSQRPNVQLQVMPFSFGGHAGESGAFTLLRFPESDLQDIVYLEQLTSALYLDKEEEVAQYGRAMERLQADCPDPDRTRDLLRGLLQLS